One window from the genome of Populus alba chromosome 15, ASM523922v2, whole genome shotgun sequence encodes:
- the LOC118033394 gene encoding probable acyl-activating enzyme 17, peroxisomal isoform X1 codes for MASLHYKALDSISVSDIEALGISSSIALKLYEDISEIINTHGPSSPQTWTLLSKRLLHPLLPFSFHQMMYYGCFKDFGPDPPAWSPDPEAAMLTNVGQLLERRGKEFLGSTYKDPISSFSHFQEFSVSNPEVYWKTILDEISVSFSVPPQCILSENTSRESSLANPGGQWLPGAYVNPAKTCLTLNCKRTLDDVVIRWRDEGNDDMPVSSLTLEELRSEVWLVAYAINALGLDRGSAIAIDMPMNVESVIIYLAIVLAGHVVVSIADSFAPLEISTRLKISEAKAIFTQDLIIRGDKSIPLYSRVVNAQAPMAIVIPTKGCSFSMNLRDGDISWHDFLEKATDLRGDEFAAVEQPVEAFTNILFSSGTTGEPKAIPWTHVTPFKAAADAWCHMDIRKGDIVAWPTNLGWMMGPWLVYASLLNGASIALYNGSPLVSGFAKFVQDARVTMLGVIPSIVRIWKSANSTLGYDWSAIRCFASTGEASSVDEYLWLMGRAQYKPIIEYCGGTEIGGGFVSGSLLQPQSLAAFSTPAMGCSLFVLGDDGHPIPQNVPGMGELALGPLMFGASSTLLNADHYNVYFKGMPLWNGKILRRHGDVFERTSRGYYHAHGRADDTMNLGGIKVSSVEIERICNAVDSNVLETAAIGVPPPQGGPEQLVIAVVFKDSDDSTVDLDKLRISFNSAVQKKLNPLFRVSHVVPCSSLPRTATNKVMRRVLRQQLSQQDQNSKL; via the exons ATGGCTTCTCTACACTACAAAGCTTTAGACTCCATCTCTGTATCAGACATCGAGGCTCTTGGGATTTCCTCATCAATCGCACTCAAACTTTACGAAGATATCTCTGAAATCATCAACACTCATGGTCCTTCCTCTCCTCAAACATGGACTCTTCTCTCCAAACGCCTACTTCAtcctcttcttcctttctccttCCATCAGATGATGTATTATGGCTGCTTCAAGGACTTTGGCCCCGACCCGCCCGCTTGGTCACCCGACCC GGAGGCTGCAATGCTGACGAATGTGGGACAGTTGTTAGAGAGGCGTGGAAAAGAGTTTTTGGGTTCTACATATAAGGATCCCATATCAAGTTTCTCGCACTTTCAAGAATTTTCAGTATCCAATCCTGAG GTGTATTGGAAAACTATACTCGATGAAATTAGTGTATCATTTTCAGTTCCTCCCCAATGTATTTTAAGCGAGAATACATCTAGAGAAAGTTCCTTGGCAAACCCAGGTGGTCAATGGCTTCCTGGAGCATATGTAAATCCTGCAAAAACTTGTTTGACTTTGAATTGTAAGAGAACTTTGGATGATGTTGTTATAAGATGGCGTGATGAAGGAAATGATGATATGCCTGTAAGCAGTTTGACACTCGAGGAATTGCGTTCAGAGGTTTG GTTAGTTGCATACGCAATCAATGCTCTGGGTTTGGACAGAGGATCTGCAATTGCAATTGATATGCCAATGAATGTGGAGTCTGTGATTATCTACCTTGCTATTGTTCTGGCAGGACATGTAGTTGTATCCATTGCTGATAGCTTTGCTCCACTTGAAATATCAACAAGGCTTAAAATTTCAGAAGCGAAAGCCATATTTACTCAG GATCTTATAATTCGAGGTGATAAAAGTATTCCATTGTACAG TCGAGTTGTGAATGCTCAAGCACCTATGGCAATTGTCATTCCTACCAAAGGCTGTAGCTTCAGCATGAACTTGCGTGATGGTGACATTTCCTGGCATGATTTCCTTGAAAAAGCAACAGATTTAAG AGGAGATGAATTTGCAGCCGTTGAACAACCAGTTGAAGCATTTACAAATATCCTTTTCTCATCTGGAACTACAG GGGAGCCAAAAGCAATTCCATGGACCCATGTGACTCCTTTCAAAGCTGCTGCTGATGCATGGTGCCACATGGATATCCGCAAGGGTGATATTGTTGCTTGGCCAACTAACCTTGGGTGGATGATGGGTCCTTGGCTAGTATATGCTTCATTATTAAATGGAGCGTCCATTGCTTTATATAATGGATCCCCTCTTGTTTCTGGCTTTGCCAAATTTGTACAG GATGCTAGAGTAACGATGCTTGGTGTGATCCCAAGTATAGTCCGGATATGGAAAAGTGCAAACTCCACATTGGGCTATGATTGGTCTGCCATTCG TTGCTTTGCCTCCACTGGTGAAGCATCAAGTGTAGATGAATACCTATGGTTGATGGGACGAGCTCAGTACAAACCTATTATTGAATATTGCGGTGGCACAGAGATTGGTGGCGGATTTGTTTCTGGGTCCTTGTTGCAGCCTCAATCACTGGCTGCTTTTAGCACGCCAGCAATGGGATGCAGTTTGTTTGTTCTTGGCGACGATGGTCATCCTATA CCACAAAATGTACCAGGGATGGGTGAGCTGGCACTTGGTCCTCTCATGTTTGGAGCTTCAAGCACACTGCTGAATGCTGACCATTACAATGTGTACTTTAAAGGAATGCCCCTTTGGAATGGAAAA ATTCTTCGAAGGCATGGGGATGTTTTTGAGCGTACTTCTAGAGGTTATTATCATGCACATGGCCGCGCGGATGATACAATGAATCTTGGGGGTATCAAG GTTAGCTCTGTTGAGATTGAACGCATCTGTAATGCTGTTGATAGCAATGTCCTGGAGACAGCTGCCATTGGGGTGCCTCCACCTCAAGGCGGGCCTGAGCAATTGGTAATTGCTGTTGTATTCAAGGATTCAGATGATTCTACTGTTGACTTGGATAAGTTGAGGATTTCTTTCAATTCAGCAGTGCAAAAGAAACTAAATCCTCTGTTCAGG GTTTCTCATGTTGTGCCCTGTTCTTCTCTTCCAAGGACTGCCACAAACAAGGTCATGAGAAGGGTTTTGCGGCAGCAACTTTCTCAGCAGGACCAAAACTCTAAACTGTAA
- the LOC118033394 gene encoding probable acyl-activating enzyme 17, peroxisomal isoform X2, which yields MASLHYKALDSISVSDIEALGISSSIALKLYEDISEIINTHGPSSPQTWTLLSKRLLHPLLPFSFHQMMYYGCFKDFGPDPPAWSPDPEAAMLTNVGQLLERRGKEFLGSTYKDPISSFSHFQEFSVSNPEVYWKTILDEISVSFSVPPQCILSENTSRESSLANPGGQWLPGAYVNPAKTCLTLNCKRTLDDVVIRWRDEGNDDMPVSSLTLEELRSEVWLVAYAINALGLDRGSAIAIDMPMNVESVIIYLAIVLAGHVVVSIADSFAPLEISTRLKISEAKAIFTQDLIIRGDKSIPLYSRVVNAQAPMAIVIPTKGCSFSMNLRDGDISWHDFLEKATDLRGDEFAAVEQPVEAFTNILFSSGTTGEPKAIPWTHVTPFKAAADAWCHMDIRKGDIVAWPTNLGWMMGPWLVYASLLNGASIALYNGSPLVSGFAKFVQDARVTMLGVIPSIVRIWKSANSTLGYDWSAIRCFASTGEASSVDEYLWLMGRAQYKPIIEYCGGTEIGGGFVSGSLLQPQSLAAFSTPAMGCSLFVLGDDGHPIPQNVPGMGELALGPLMFGASSTLLNADHYNVYFKGMPLWNGKILRRHGDVFERTSRGYYHAHGRADDTMNLGGIKSDTSLEQQHCKFEHSKHISNQDNHI from the exons ATGGCTTCTCTACACTACAAAGCTTTAGACTCCATCTCTGTATCAGACATCGAGGCTCTTGGGATTTCCTCATCAATCGCACTCAAACTTTACGAAGATATCTCTGAAATCATCAACACTCATGGTCCTTCCTCTCCTCAAACATGGACTCTTCTCTCCAAACGCCTACTTCAtcctcttcttcctttctccttCCATCAGATGATGTATTATGGCTGCTTCAAGGACTTTGGCCCCGACCCGCCCGCTTGGTCACCCGACCC GGAGGCTGCAATGCTGACGAATGTGGGACAGTTGTTAGAGAGGCGTGGAAAAGAGTTTTTGGGTTCTACATATAAGGATCCCATATCAAGTTTCTCGCACTTTCAAGAATTTTCAGTATCCAATCCTGAG GTGTATTGGAAAACTATACTCGATGAAATTAGTGTATCATTTTCAGTTCCTCCCCAATGTATTTTAAGCGAGAATACATCTAGAGAAAGTTCCTTGGCAAACCCAGGTGGTCAATGGCTTCCTGGAGCATATGTAAATCCTGCAAAAACTTGTTTGACTTTGAATTGTAAGAGAACTTTGGATGATGTTGTTATAAGATGGCGTGATGAAGGAAATGATGATATGCCTGTAAGCAGTTTGACACTCGAGGAATTGCGTTCAGAGGTTTG GTTAGTTGCATACGCAATCAATGCTCTGGGTTTGGACAGAGGATCTGCAATTGCAATTGATATGCCAATGAATGTGGAGTCTGTGATTATCTACCTTGCTATTGTTCTGGCAGGACATGTAGTTGTATCCATTGCTGATAGCTTTGCTCCACTTGAAATATCAACAAGGCTTAAAATTTCAGAAGCGAAAGCCATATTTACTCAG GATCTTATAATTCGAGGTGATAAAAGTATTCCATTGTACAG TCGAGTTGTGAATGCTCAAGCACCTATGGCAATTGTCATTCCTACCAAAGGCTGTAGCTTCAGCATGAACTTGCGTGATGGTGACATTTCCTGGCATGATTTCCTTGAAAAAGCAACAGATTTAAG AGGAGATGAATTTGCAGCCGTTGAACAACCAGTTGAAGCATTTACAAATATCCTTTTCTCATCTGGAACTACAG GGGAGCCAAAAGCAATTCCATGGACCCATGTGACTCCTTTCAAAGCTGCTGCTGATGCATGGTGCCACATGGATATCCGCAAGGGTGATATTGTTGCTTGGCCAACTAACCTTGGGTGGATGATGGGTCCTTGGCTAGTATATGCTTCATTATTAAATGGAGCGTCCATTGCTTTATATAATGGATCCCCTCTTGTTTCTGGCTTTGCCAAATTTGTACAG GATGCTAGAGTAACGATGCTTGGTGTGATCCCAAGTATAGTCCGGATATGGAAAAGTGCAAACTCCACATTGGGCTATGATTGGTCTGCCATTCG TTGCTTTGCCTCCACTGGTGAAGCATCAAGTGTAGATGAATACCTATGGTTGATGGGACGAGCTCAGTACAAACCTATTATTGAATATTGCGGTGGCACAGAGATTGGTGGCGGATTTGTTTCTGGGTCCTTGTTGCAGCCTCAATCACTGGCTGCTTTTAGCACGCCAGCAATGGGATGCAGTTTGTTTGTTCTTGGCGACGATGGTCATCCTATA CCACAAAATGTACCAGGGATGGGTGAGCTGGCACTTGGTCCTCTCATGTTTGGAGCTTCAAGCACACTGCTGAATGCTGACCATTACAATGTGTACTTTAAAGGAATGCCCCTTTGGAATGGAAAA ATTCTTCGAAGGCATGGGGATGTTTTTGAGCGTACTTCTAGAGGTTATTATCATGCACATGGCCGCGCGGATGATACAATGAATCTTGGGGGTATCAAG TCAGATACAAGCCTCGAGCAACAGCATTGCAAGTTTGAGCATAGCAAACATATTTCCAATCAAGACAATCATATTTGA